The Candidatus Zixiibacteriota bacterium genome window below encodes:
- a CDS encoding DUF4159 domain-containing protein, translated as MFGPTNLVGAFLIFLAPAVTTAQNAPFFPEPMDEDYLTQRYNPNPSAIKVARLHYSGGGDWYWGASAVPNFLEFVRDNAPFPVDTLERQVTITDPDLFQYPFLFATGHGTIEFSPEERERLRTYLLGGGFLFVNDSYGMRTAFLEQMRSLFPEREVVELPFDHPIYHCFYDFPNGPPKIHEHDNEAPRGYALIINGRVVVYFLVESDIGDGWEDPQVHNDPPEKRDEALRMGLNLLTYALLY; from the coding sequence ATGTTCGGACCTACAAACCTCGTCGGCGCTTTTCTGATCTTTCTGGCCCCCGCCGTCACGACCGCTCAGAATGCGCCGTTTTTCCCCGAGCCGATGGACGAGGACTATCTCACCCAGCGGTACAATCCGAACCCGTCCGCGATTAAGGTCGCCCGCCTGCATTATTCGGGAGGCGGCGACTGGTACTGGGGGGCGTCGGCTGTACCCAACTTCCTCGAATTCGTCCGCGACAACGCTCCCTTCCCGGTCGACACCCTCGAACGACAGGTCACGATCACCGATCCCGACCTGTTTCAGTACCCGTTTCTGTTTGCAACCGGCCACGGCACAATCGAATTCTCCCCCGAAGAAAGGGAGCGACTGCGGACTTACCTGCTGGGCGGCGGCTTTTTGTTCGTCAATGACTCGTACGGCATGAGAACGGCCTTTCTTGAGCAGATGCGCTCGCTGTTTCCGGAGCGCGAAGTCGTTGAACTGCCGTTCGACCACCCCATCTACCATTGTTTCTACGACTTCCCGAACGGCCCGCCCAAAATCCACGAACACGACAACGAGGCCCCCCGTGGCTACGCGTTAATCATCAACGGGCGCGTCGTCGTCTATTTCCTGGTGGAGTCGGATATCGGCGACGGGTGGGAAGACCCGCAGGTGCATAATGACCCTCCGGAAAAACGCGATGAAGCCCTGCGCATGGGACTGAACTTACTGACCTACGCTCTGTTATACTAA
- the secF gene encoding protein translocase subunit SecF: MFRIVPDTNIDFIGKRKAAFALSAILVILGIVALVMVFTGKANLGIDFAGGVMIQGHFDQPVAIEELRSALSSEFPDVQVTKVEDFEVPNAFIIKTKRPEDEAAGEARLNRITEIVETTFVGNTFTRVSSHVIGPAVGETLRRDAQWAVIISLLGILVYIAVRFDFRSGVAATIATFHDVLAVLGIMILLGKEFDLLLIVALLTLAGYSLSDTVVIFDRIRENFKKYRGKSQYVSAVNLSINETLARTINTSLTVLIVVAILFVFGGEVLRNFSLALILGVLIGTYSSVFIASPIVVEWEARSPRRFK; encoded by the coding sequence ATGTTTAGAATAGTACCCGATACAAACATAGATTTCATCGGCAAGCGAAAAGCCGCCTTCGCGTTGTCCGCGATCCTGGTCATTCTGGGCATCGTGGCGCTGGTGATGGTCTTCACCGGCAAAGCCAATCTCGGTATCGACTTCGCCGGCGGCGTAATGATCCAGGGGCATTTCGACCAGCCGGTCGCGATCGAAGAACTTCGCTCGGCCCTTTCGTCGGAATTTCCCGACGTCCAGGTGACCAAAGTCGAAGACTTTGAGGTTCCCAACGCCTTCATTATCAAAACCAAACGACCCGAAGACGAGGCGGCCGGCGAAGCGCGGCTCAATCGCATCACCGAAATCGTTGAGACTACCTTCGTCGGTAACACCTTCACCCGGGTCTCTTCGCACGTGATCGGACCTGCCGTCGGGGAGACGCTCCGTCGCGACGCTCAGTGGGCGGTGATCATATCTCTGCTCGGGATTCTCGTTTATATTGCAGTTCGATTCGACTTCCGCTCCGGAGTGGCTGCGACCATAGCGACGTTTCACGACGTCCTCGCGGTACTTGGAATTATGATCCTGTTGGGTAAGGAGTTCGACCTGCTACTCATTGTCGCGCTCCTGACCCTTGCCGGATATTCACTTTCCGATACCGTTGTGATCTTCGACCGAATTCGCGAGAATTTCAAAAAGTATCGTGGAAAGTCACAGTATGTGTCGGCGGTGAACTTGTCGATCAACGAGACGCTTGCACGAACGATAAATACGTCGTTAACCGTGCTGATCGTCGTCGCCATTCTCTTCGTCTTTGGTGGCGAAGTGCTTCGGAACTTCTCACTGGCCCTGATCCTCGGCGTCCTCATCGGAACGTACAGCTCCGTTTTTATCGCCAGCCCGATCGTGGTAGAATGGGAAGCCCGCAGCCCGAGACGGTTCAAATGA
- the secD gene encoding protein translocase subunit SecD yields MSSQKWRLGLTAIMIVLALIAFWDTFRLWTMSNEEKAAMQAENPDELLSLQQSAIRLGLDLQGGIHVVLRVKTEEVDEAARDGAADRAIQVIRNRVDGLGVAEPVIQKQGNERIIVDLPGYTDPERAVELIGQTAVLEFKLLETIDNANLILARIDSVVAAYEATHGRDAGESQAAPEESTPIETAAPDSTRKDILAELMGDSAADTMDFGFDESIDVIDEEHPFTAKLEMALYNNNTGINWPGYSVSKDDRQRLERWLNLPEVQRVIPIDVQFGFSTRSEIRNQREVYELYLLKRKVEFVGRFLEDVRFGRDEYNKPKVDFQLSGDGAARFADLTGRNINKPLAIVLDNRVESSPFISSKIRRNGTITMGSSATIEDAVNLEIVLKAGSLPAPVEIIEKNVVGATLGADSIRKGFYSSLLGLVLVLLFIGVYYRVSGLIADMGLIFNIFFLLAVLAGLGATLTMPGIAGIILTVGISVDSNILIFERIREEMRSGKTVRASIDAGYERAFTAILDSHVTTLITAGALFLFGSGPIRGFAVTLFWGVTISLYTAYIITKAIFDIRKGYKSLSI; encoded by the coding sequence ATGTCTTCACAAAAGTGGCGACTGGGACTCACCGCCATCATGATTGTGCTGGCGCTGATCGCGTTCTGGGACACGTTCCGGCTGTGGACGATGTCCAACGAGGAAAAGGCCGCCATGCAGGCGGAGAACCCCGATGAGTTGCTCTCCCTCCAGCAGAGCGCTATCCGCCTCGGCCTTGATCTCCAGGGCGGTATTCACGTCGTGCTGCGGGTCAAAACGGAAGAAGTTGACGAAGCTGCCCGCGATGGCGCCGCCGACCGCGCCATCCAGGTGATCCGCAACCGCGTCGACGGGCTCGGCGTCGCCGAACCCGTAATCCAGAAACAAGGCAACGAGCGCATCATAGTCGATCTGCCCGGTTACACCGACCCCGAACGGGCGGTAGAACTGATCGGCCAGACCGCCGTCCTCGAGTTCAAGCTGCTCGAGACGATCGACAACGCCAATCTCATTCTCGCGCGTATCGACTCCGTTGTCGCCGCCTACGAGGCGACCCACGGGCGGGATGCAGGCGAGTCTCAGGCCGCACCTGAAGAGTCGACTCCGATCGAGACGGCCGCCCCGGACTCGACGCGGAAAGACATCCTGGCCGAGCTGATGGGCGACTCCGCCGCGGATACCATGGACTTCGGCTTCGACGAAAGTATCGACGTGATCGACGAAGAGCACCCCTTCACCGCAAAACTCGAAATGGCCCTGTACAACAACAACACGGGCATCAACTGGCCGGGCTATTCCGTCTCCAAAGATGACCGGCAGCGCCTCGAGCGCTGGTTGAACCTGCCGGAAGTACAGCGAGTGATTCCGATCGACGTGCAGTTCGGGTTCTCCACCCGCTCCGAGATCCGGAACCAGCGCGAAGTCTACGAGCTGTACCTGCTCAAGCGTAAAGTAGAGTTTGTCGGGCGGTTCCTCGAAGACGTGCGGTTCGGCCGCGACGAATACAACAAGCCCAAAGTCGACTTCCAGCTGTCCGGCGATGGCGCCGCGCGGTTTGCCGATTTGACCGGCCGCAACATCAATAAGCCCCTCGCCATCGTGCTCGACAACAGGGTGGAATCGTCGCCTTTCATTAGCTCCAAGATCCGCCGCAACGGTACGATCACCATGGGTTCCTCGGCAACCATCGAGGATGCCGTGAACCTCGAGATCGTTCTGAAAGCGGGATCACTGCCGGCCCCCGTAGAAATCATCGAGAAAAACGTCGTGGGCGCGACCCTCGGCGCAGACTCGATCCGCAAGGGGTTCTACTCCTCGCTGTTGGGGCTGGTGCTCGTCCTGCTGTTTATCGGCGTTTACTACCGCGTATCCGGCCTTATCGCCGACATGGGCCTGATTTTCAACATCTTCTTCCTGCTGGCGGTCCTGGCCGGACTCGGCGCGACTCTAACCATGCCGGGCATCGCCGGTATCATCCTCACCGTTGGTATCTCGGTGGATTCGAACATTCTTATTTTCGAGCGCATCCGTGAGGAAATGAGATCCGGCAAAACTGTGCGAGCGTCCATCGACGCCGGGTACGAGCGGGCATTTACGGCCATTCTCGACTCGCACGTCACCACCCTGATTACCGCCGGCGCCCTGTTCCTGTTCGGCTCCGGTCCGATTCGCGGCTTTGCCGTGACCCTGTTCTGGGGCGTGACGATTTCGCTGTATACGGCATATATCATTACCAAGGCGATCTTCGACATTCGCAAGGGCTACAAGTCCCTGTCGATTTAA